Proteins from a single region of Pseudodesulfovibrio portus:
- a CDS encoding FmdB family zinc ribbon protein has product MPIFEYKCNDCGHEFEELVFDREECPPCPKCQSEQTGKLMSAVRSKVGGFRPDTGDSGTAADAGSGTEFSSSSPCAGCSGGDCSNCG; this is encoded by the coding sequence ATGCCCATATTCGAATACAAATGTAACGACTGCGGCCATGAATTCGAGGAACTCGTCTTTGACAGGGAGGAATGTCCCCCCTGCCCCAAATGCCAATCCGAACAGACCGGCAAGCTCATGAGCGCGGTCCGCTCCAAGGTGGGCGGCTTCCGCCCCGACACCGGTGATTCCGGCACTGCCGCCGATGCCGGTTCCGGCACCGAATTCTCCTCCAGTTCCCCGTGCGCCGGTTGCTCCGGCGGCGACTGCTCCAACTGCGGATAA
- the hemC gene encoding hydroxymethylbilane synthase gives MKKLTIATRGSALALWQANHIKDCLEAEHPGLTVELLKIKTKGDKILDVPLAKVGGKGLFVKEIEEALLDGRAQLAVHSMKDVPTELPDGLEVGIIPEREAPTDSLLSVKYDGLKGLPQGAVVGTSSLRRQSQLATLRPDLNIESLRGNLDTRVKKLLSGDFDAIVVATAGLNRLQLSAPKQEVLGPPEFLPAVAQGALGIEFHTDNTQVRDMLAFLDHLPTKRQVMAERGFLTGLDGGCQVPIAAWSVIDGDTVKLTGFVADVDGSRPIRLEEEGHVDNAWDVGMALARKVLDAGGKAILDEVYARESA, from the coding sequence ATGAAAAAACTGACCATCGCCACCCGGGGCAGCGCACTGGCCCTGTGGCAGGCCAATCATATCAAAGACTGCCTGGAGGCCGAACACCCCGGCCTGACCGTCGAACTGCTCAAGATCAAGACCAAGGGCGACAAGATTCTGGACGTGCCGCTGGCAAAGGTCGGCGGCAAGGGCCTCTTCGTCAAGGAGATCGAGGAAGCGCTGCTGGACGGCCGCGCCCAGCTCGCGGTCCATTCCATGAAGGACGTGCCCACCGAACTGCCCGACGGCCTGGAAGTGGGCATCATCCCCGAACGCGAAGCCCCCACCGACTCCCTCCTGTCCGTCAAGTACGACGGGCTGAAGGGGCTGCCCCAGGGGGCCGTGGTCGGCACCTCCTCCCTGCGCCGCCAGTCACAGCTGGCCACCCTGCGCCCGGACCTCAATATTGAATCCCTGCGCGGCAACCTCGACACCCGCGTCAAGAAACTCTTAAGCGGCGATTTCGACGCCATCGTGGTGGCCACCGCCGGGCTGAACCGGCTCCAGCTGTCCGCGCCCAAGCAGGAAGTCCTCGGTCCGCCCGAATTCCTGCCCGCCGTGGCCCAGGGAGCCCTGGGCATCGAATTTCACACCGACAACACCCAAGTGCGGGACATGCTCGCCTTCCTCGACCACCTGCCCACCAAGCGGCAGGTCATGGCCGAGCGCGGCTTCCTGACCGGCCTGGACGGCGGCTGCCAGGTGCCCATCGCTGCCTGGTCCGTCATCGACGGCGACACGGTCAAGCTGACCGGCTTCGTTGCCGACGTGGACGGCTCCCGCCCCATCCGGCTGGAGGAAGAGGGTCACGTGGACAACGCCTGGGACGTGGGCATGGCCCTTGCCCGAAAGGTCCTCGATGCGGGCGGCAAGGCCATCCTGGATGAAGTCTACGCCCGCGAATCCGCATAG
- a CDS encoding helix-hairpin-helix domain-containing protein, giving the protein MSDKAALKRLQVIPGVGPSMARDLLGLGYTSVEELAGQDPEAMYRRLMDQAGRHIDRCVLYVFRCAVYFASVDGHDPEKLKWWTWKG; this is encoded by the coding sequence ATGAGCGACAAGGCTGCCCTGAAACGCCTCCAGGTGATCCCCGGCGTGGGGCCGAGCATGGCCAGGGACCTCCTCGGCCTCGGCTACACCTCCGTTGAGGAGTTGGCGGGGCAGGACCCGGAGGCCATGTACCGGCGGCTCATGGACCAGGCGGGCCGACACATCGACCGATGCGTGCTCTACGTTTTCCGGTGCGCGGTCTACTTCGCGTCCGTTGACGGGCACGACCCCGAAAAACTGAAATGGTGGACGTGGAAGGGATGA
- the cobT gene encoding nicotinate-nucleotide--dimethylbenzimidazole phosphoribosyltransferase — MESEFNKVLGGIQPVDQSLAPRGQAHLDDLTKPQGSLGRLEDLALKLYLVQEGNAPVADPMRVYTIAGDHGVNDEGVSLFPQEVSRQMVLNFLNGGAGINALAGTVGAELFVVDAGCCGGPFDEHPSLIQEKIAPGTANLAQGPAMTREQTIKALMLGISLADRAHADGVKVLGTGDMGISNTTPSTAMYCAYLGLDPEAMTGPGTGLDKKGVASKAQVVRKGLTANAAAIAAGDPVDILAALGGFEIAALAGLVLGGAKNRQLVCVDGFISTAAYLAAWKICPTVMDYCIISHASAEPGHKKAVETMGLTPYLDLGFRLGEGTGAACAMFLVRAATDMFNKMATFSDAGVAEAE; from the coding sequence GCGCGGCCAGGCGCATCTCGATGACCTGACCAAGCCGCAGGGCAGCCTGGGGCGGTTGGAGGACCTGGCGCTCAAGCTCTATCTTGTCCAGGAGGGCAACGCGCCCGTTGCCGACCCCATGCGGGTCTACACCATTGCCGGTGACCACGGCGTGAACGACGAGGGCGTCAGCCTGTTTCCGCAGGAGGTCTCCCGTCAGATGGTGCTCAATTTCCTGAACGGCGGCGCGGGCATCAACGCCCTGGCCGGTACGGTCGGGGCCGAGCTGTTCGTGGTGGACGCGGGGTGCTGCGGCGGCCCGTTCGACGAGCATCCCAGTCTGATCCAGGAAAAGATCGCTCCCGGCACGGCCAACCTGGCCCAGGGCCCGGCCATGACCCGCGAGCAGACCATCAAGGCGCTCATGCTCGGCATATCCCTGGCCGACCGCGCGCACGCCGACGGCGTCAAGGTGCTCGGCACCGGCGACATGGGCATCTCCAACACCACGCCGTCCACGGCCATGTACTGCGCCTATCTCGGCCTGGACCCCGAGGCCATGACCGGCCCCGGCACCGGCCTGGACAAAAAGGGCGTTGCCTCCAAGGCGCAGGTGGTGCGCAAGGGGCTCACGGCCAACGCCGCCGCAATCGCCGCCGGTGATCCCGTCGATATCCTGGCCGCCCTCGGCGGCTTCGAGATCGCGGCCCTGGCCGGACTGGTGCTCGGCGGAGCGAAAAACCGCCAGCTCGTGTGCGTGGACGGGTTCATCTCCACCGCCGCCTATCTCGCGGCCTGGAAAATCTGCCCCACGGTCATGGACTACTGCATCATCAGCCATGCCTCCGCCGAACCCGGCCACAAGAAGGCCGTCGAAACCATGGGGCTGACCCCTTACCTCGACCTCGGCTTCCGCCTCGGCGAAGGCACCGGCGCGGCCTGCGCCATGTTTCTGGTCCGTGCAGCCACGGACATGTTCAACAAGATGGCCACCTTCTCCGACGCGGGCGTAGCCGAAGCCGAGTAG